CTCATAATGAGCCACAGATTATTTGGACTTAAATCAAGTTTATGCATGACATTTTAAACAATAACAATCAGTCTTTGTTACCTTTTGTCTGAATTACTTTGAGCTGAAAACATACTGTGGGTAAACTTCTCTTTTAATGTCAGTTGTATATTGTGATGATGCAATTACATTGATCAACTTGAAAGTGTTTTATAAACAACCTGATATGCAAATGATCCACACTGAAGTGTGGCCACCTTAGGCAAGCAATGCATTAACCAGGAGCTGCAATATACAACTGTTTAGGACAGAATGTAAAGACAGAGGAAACAGCAATGGAAAGGCAGGTAGAATTACATAGTACATAGTTATCCAAACTGGAATTTGATGAAGACATCAGGGTTAACCTGCCTACTAATGCTATATATAAATGAATCTATTTTCTTTCCCTAAAGATAACAACTCGGATCACAATGGAGATGCTGCATTCCTGATAATATATTGAACCAAAAGTTATAATAGTTAAAACAATGGGCAGTTGAATATAAACAGACCATTTGCcaaaattctgaatattttttctttaatttgtttTACCTGCATCTACCAACACAGAACTACAGTATCatgcttttaatttttctctgtaaCCAGGTCGGAACTGAACAGTGTTTTGTATAGGTAATAATTCTGTAATATCCAACCTCACTTTAGTCACAGAATGTAAAATATGTACAAGTGTGGGCATTATTTCTCTGGCATACTTCTATAGAACATAGTGACAAAAGTTAAAGGGAAATTTAAATTAGGCCCAAAATTTAAATGTTGTAAAAACAAGATTTTATAAAATCtaaaaataacagaaatattctcactttttaaacatttcaatGAAAACAGTTCCTTTCAAGTAAATGAACATTCATCTGCAGTGTCTGAATCCAAAACATTGCAGAACCAAGAACCTAAAAGTCAAACCGACTTCATTGATTTTCATTGTTTATGCTGAGAGAAATGTAAAAAACTAGCAGAACATAAGTTATGAAaattaaattgcatttttaaaatacatgtatttGTAATAGCCAAAGGTGTTATTGGTAACATAGGTAAAGGAATGTATTTGTTTATAACATATGTTTTTTAATCAATATTGTCCCTTTAAAGAGACACCAATTTGAAACCAAGACACCTTTTTGAGCGAGAGAGTTAAAAGCAGTATGGAGAATTGTATCAGCCCCAAGTTTTGtaggttttacaatcacattttcttaTCCTTTAAAATGCTTTTCTCCCATGTTGCTGTGTGAAACACCCATACAAACAACGGGGGAAACTGACTAACTAGCTATtgccccagttctgctcccactgaagtcaataacaaacTCCCATTCATTCTAAgggtgcaggatcagcccctcTATGATGGAAACAATTAAACTAAATATACACAGAATGCTATGAAATGTATACAGCAAGCAAATATACCATGGGAAATTATTTTCCCTGTAATCTCTTTCACTTCTATGAACCTTACGTGTTTCAAGTGAAAAGATTccagacagaagtgtgattttttaaGTTCATGGTGTCTCTTTAATTTCTAAGTTATGTGTACTGCCACACCATTACAGCATGAGAAGGTAACTAAACTTAAACTGCACCACTATCATGACTGTGTCCAGtctccaaataaatttgttagtctcaaaggtgccacaagtcctcctaacCTTCTGAGTGTGATGACACCATGAACAAGTAATTCCTACAGACCTTTCATGGCTATGAAGAGAAAATGCCAGGCCACTTGAATATTAGTTAATCAAAGACTATTCCTAaaagccaaaccaaacaaaatacaaaaggaaaaaaacccaagcaaaACCACATTATATAATAAGCCTCATAACTACTACATCTAAGTTGTAACACTTCACATGCAGATTGCTGCAATGCATACCTTAACCACTGATGGCTGGAATCCAGCCACAGACTTCCAGCGAATGAATCCTACAGACTAAAGCCATCTGTTGAACCACTTCACCAACTACTACTAGCCGTAgtatagccatgtctgtccaagATGTACTTACTTACGCATTTATGTCTAtatgggtgattttttttctatttggagTGGactgcataggtgctggaactaagggtgctgccgcaccccctagCTTgatgtggtttccattatatagagggtttacagtttggttcaatggctctcagcaccctcactatagaaattgttccagtacccTGGTTGAGTGTTAAAACTGAGTATTAGTCCTAGTAAAATAAGTCAGCcgagggatggggggaaacatGCCTTTAGAATGAGAATCCTCGCTGTGACTCTGCCTGGCTTTATTAAATCTCGCCCCGCGCtctacacacccacccacccaccagtaTGCAGCCAGAAGCTTTTGGAGGGATCGCAAGGTTGACATACACCCATCGCCCTCTGGAAAGCTACTGCCCGCACACGCGGCCCACGTGCATCCGGGGCGCGTGCCGCTTCTCCCCGCTGCGCTCCATGTGCCGAGAAAACCGAGCTCCCGGGGTCCCCAGCCCGCGCCTCTGCGCGGACTCGGTGCCCGGCCGGAGGGGTTGGGATCCTCGGCTGCTGGCGCGAGGCCGTGGCCACCAAGGCAACGGCGCCCGGCGGCTGCACCCTCCCGGGCGCATCTCTCCGCAGCGCCGGGCGGCGCTTCCTCGGCTCGCCGGAGCGGGGCAGCTCTGCCAGCCAAGCCCCGGCGCGGCCGGCCGCCCCCTGCGGGccaaggggaggagggggcagaccCCACTCGGCCCCGAGCCAGCGAGCGCGCCGCACCCGGCACGTGGGCCCGCCCCCCGCCTTTACCTTGACACTGGCGTGGCTGGTCTGGGTCTCCGCCtcggtgctgctgcagcagcggCGCGCCCCAGCCCGGCCGGCGGCCGCGGGCGTAGCGGGCTCCCTGCGCTGCTGGCGGcgcgggccggggccgggcggcGGCTGGCGGCTCTGGTAGGCGAGCACCGAGGGGATGGAGTCGGCCGCGTCGGTCCTGACGAAGAGGCCGTGCAGGGTGGCGGCGGTGCCCTGCGAGAGGGCGGCGgtctggtggggggaggtggaCTCGTCCGAGTCCCGGCAGTAGATCACGCCGCTCTGCGAGACGTGGATGCTGGGCGCGCAGCCCATCCCGCTCCCCccgccggccggccggccggccccgAGCCACCAGCGCGGCGCGCTCCGCGCCCAGCCCAGCCGCAGCCCGCTCGGCCCCGGGCGGCTAgggggccgccgccgccgcccctctGCCGCTGTGCCTCGGGCACCGCCCGCCGCCGAGCCGCCGCTCGCTGCCTGTGGCGCTCGCCGTGCCGCTCCCTCCCATTTATCTCCTCGCTCGCCCGCCGCTGCCTCCCCGGCCCCCTCCTGCGGGGCTCGCGGCGGGCCCTCTTCTCCGCACAGCCACAGGGGAGCGAGGCGGCCGCTCCCCCCGGCGGGGCATCTCGTCCCCCCGCCCAGCCGTTCGCTGCTACCAGGAGCCCGCCAGCCGCCGCTCCCGCGCCGCGAGCCTGGGGTCACTCGTGGCGGCGGCCGGAGGTGCCTGTCTAGCTCCCCGGCGCGCCCCTCCCGCCCCGTTAATCGAAACGGGGCTCTGATTCAATCCGGTGTCTCCCAATTTCCCCCATGCACcggcccagagcctgcatccacGGGTCAGGCTACCTCTTCAACTGCAGATTAGCACCCAGTGCACCACAAGACAGAAAGCCCGGCTTTGCGGCGTCTCTTGCTCAGCTTTCTTGTGCTCTTAGATTTCAGTGTCAccttccatccccccaccccagatcccccTGGAGTCTCTTCCTAACCCTTTCTCTGCAGTTGTGACAGCCCCCCTTGcccctgggctctgctccccagcccgCACTACCGGGAGGACTTTAATGAGCCCAAATGCTCGGTGCTTCTCTTgaactcctgctccctgctgctgcccagccaCTGCATCCTGGTGGTGATGCAAAACAAGAAGGCGTTGTCTCCTTGGCAGATCTCCCTCCCCACTTTTTGTATACTTTCTTTCCCCACCTCCGCTCttactacacctgctgctactgGTGCCCTTGGCAGCATTAGTGCGCTGGGACTGTCCTCAGAGCTGCTGCAAATAAGATAGTAGGGAGCGGGAATGTACGTTAGACCTGTCTGTCCCTCTTCAGCATCAATTTATTAACACTGTTTGTATGGTTTCGCTGGACTAGATACAGGCAAAAAGCACCTCAATCAGGACAGAGAGCGATTTGTTTGCTAGGACCGTTATGTATATAAACCTTTTCACCCCTCTGTGGCAGATTTGTTCTAAAATGGGCCAAGGGAAAGTCCTATTCTTTTAGAGAATCAGATTTTGTAGTACTGGTCAGAATATTCATAATAAGATTAAAGTAGTTTGCAAGATTCAAAATGGACCCATTtctcattaaaaatattattcaaaTCATTTTGataagcaaaaaaaaatcccataatgATTTCATTAACATTTTAGTACAAATTTCAATCATAAAAGGCATAAACATGAAGAATGTAGAAAAACTcaacaggtttttgttttttttttggcaaataagtttaaaaaaaaaaaccaaaaccaaaggctatttttctgttttaaaaaaacctgaattcCAAACATTTTAATGAACTGATATCTTGGCCTATGCATCTGCTACCTCCTCTGGCATCCATGCTATAATAACCAAAATAAGGCCCTATCCTGTGAAGGATTTGTAGAAATGATTAATCTTATGCACTGTGAGTAATTTCCTTCATCTCAAGTAAGGTCAATGACCTGTGTAAATCTTTGTAGGACTGAGGTTTAAATTACTTGATTTTGAATGGTGAGTTTTAAATCCCATACAATTTATGAGTGTCACCCTAGTGGTTTTCTTACTGCCTAATAAAGGTTTAATCTGCCGCTAATCAAAAATTGACAAGACTTCTCAAGACCTTTTCATTCACacataaggtcagaagggactaatGTGATCACCTAATCTGACCTCCCAACGTAACAAAATCCATaacatttccccaaaataattcgtGTTAGAACTAGAGCAaatcttttgggggaaaaaaacacatatctaatcttgattttaaaattgccagtgatggagaatgcaccatgACCATTGGTAAATTTTGTCAATGTAATTAcccacactgttaaaaatttatgcctcatttccagcctgaatttgtctagcttcaacttccagccgtaGGAGGTGTGTAtaagaggctgggggaggctaagctTCCCAAAAAAAGGCTGGCCATGCAGGAGGGCAAATGCTGTGGATGCAGCACAGgtcacctccctttggaggcGCACCTGCCAGCCACCTTTGGAGTGCCGGAAGCTTCCTAGAAGTGGGGGGAGCCACCAGTGCCTGaaccatggccccacccacactctgccccaagaccccgcccccactcagtCTCTTCCCCCCAGGCTCcactcttgctctgcctcttcttccAAGGCCTCCTCCCACCTACCACTTGCTCCTCTTTCCCAGAAAGCAGTGAGGGGCAGGCAGGCCAGgccttggggaaagaggcagagaggagcgaACAGCAGGCGGGGGGAGGCCTTGGGGGAAACAGCGAAGAGGagtgggcagagtgggggtggggttttaGGGGAAGAGGCAAAGTGGGGGTCAAGCCTTGGGGCAGGGCCACGGTCCAGGCATCAGTGGCCCCccacacttctagggagcttccggcACTCACATGTAAGCCTCCCCAGATGGAAGACTCACGAGCCACCTATGcgttcagccattggatcttgttatatctttgtctgctagattgaagagacaattatcaaatttctgttccctgtgtaggtGTGAACTTACAGCTTgagatcaaatcaccccttaacctactctttgttaagctaaatagtttgagctcctggagtctctcattataagacatgttttccaatcctttaagcGTTCTTGTGACTCTTTTCttaaccctctccaatttatcaatatctttTGAatattggacacagtattccagcactgGTTGCAGTTGTACGAAATACGGAGGTGATATAATCTCTCCACTTCTACTCGAGAGTCCTCTGTTTAGTTCTCCTTAGAATGATAGCTAAAGTTAGAACATACTGTTTCCCCAAATCTGAGTTCTTTTCAATTGTTGTTATAATTCTAGAAACAGGGAAGTATTATTAATGCAAGAATTATGGTACAGTATGCTGGAGACAACTGGTTTGATTGTACTGAAAAAAGcccctttttatttcatttcttaaATACTGTAGAATGTAATATTAATAAGGTGTGTACATGGATAGTCTTGGAGACTGAATTCTGCTGTTTATTCACAACCAGGTAAAGCATGTGTGAGCAGTAGCAGTGGGAGCTTCCCAACTAAGATGCTTTCACCTAAAGGGTTGATCTGTATGCAGATTCACTCAGTCTTAGGCCTCTGTtgctgctgagactgccaacatgTGAGGATGATTGTGGCAATGAAGACTCTTGTTCACTAAGAATGGGACTGAGACCATCAACTGATTTCACAAAGGCCACTAAAACTGCTGTTAGACCATTTCTGGTTACTATTGACCTATGTTGGATTTGGCAATCAAATCCATTACAAAGTATTGATTTTTCAATAGACCTACATAAACAAACTCCACAAACTGAGTCTTAGCTCATATGCTATGTATGCTGCATGTCTGGTTTTTGCACTGTGCCACCATATTCTGATGATTCACTCTTGGAAAAGGCCTGAAGACAAACTAGACTGTGGAACTAATGAAGTGGACCACACTTCACTATCAAAGCATATTGCTTTTGTTGCTTCCTATCCTCACTTTTGTGATGGTATGGAGATTGAAAGTGTAACATGGATAGACCCCGGTGGTCGGCGGGTGGGAttgaatctgggacctctggagctaaatgtatgagcctctactgcacgggtaggcaaactttttggtccgagggccacatctgggtatggaaattgtatggcaggccatgaatgctcacaaaattgggggtggggtgttcaggaaggggtgagggccctgtctggggtgcaggctctggggtggaccagaaatgaggagttcagcgtgcgtgagagggctccaggctggggcaaggggttggggtgcaaggggagagggctccggccgggggtgcaggctctgggatgggcctggggatgaggggtttggggtgcaggagggtgctccaggctgggaccgaggggtttggagggtgggagggggatcagggctggggcaagggattggggggtgtggggaggtcaggagtgcaggctctcggggtgcttacctcaagcagctcctggaagcagcagcaggtcctacctccggctcctacgtagaggcatggccaggcggctctgcacgctgccctgtccacaggtgtagcccctgcagctcccataggccatggttcacagccaatgggagcgggggggcacggcactcagggcaggggcagcatttggagccccctggctgccccaacatgtaggagccagaggggggacatgccgctgcttccagaagctgcaTGGAGCAGCCATGGCATgtgcggagcagggcaagcccccaaccccactccccagctggagtgcggcaagccccagaccctgctccctggcgggaggtcgagggccagattaaaacgtctgatgGGTGGGACACGGCCTGTAGTTTGCTCTACTGCATGatctaaaagccacatggctcttagctaaggctgtagcagactcattaatctctaagtggtctcggtgccactagctgggacagaacatcacacctaggaggtgtgtgggttacacaagctcTTCTGGGCAGATACCTTCCCTTCATGCCTGCCTATAACCACCTAGTACAAAATTAGTTACAATatatgtcataaatagaaagggaagggtaaacccctttaaaatccctcctggccagaggaaatctcctctcacctgtaaagggttaagaagctaaaggtaacctcgctggcacctgaccaaaatgaccaatgaggagacaagatactttcaaaagctggtaggagggagagaaacaaagggtttgtgtgtctgtctacattttgtctttgccggggatagaccaggaatgaagccttagaacttttagtaagtaatctagctaggtacgtgttagattatgatttctttaaatggctgagaaaagaattgtgctgaatagaataactatttctgtctgtgtatcttttttgtaacttaaggtttttgcctagaggggttctctatgttttgaatctaattatcctgtaaggtatctaccatcctgactttacaggggggattttttttttatttctatttacttctatttctattaaaagtctttttgtaagaaaactgaatgctttttcattgttctcagatccaagggtttgggtctgtggtcacctatgcaaattggtgaggctttttatccaacatttccctggaaaggggggggtgcaagtgttgggaggattgttcattgttcttaagatccaagggtctgggtctgtagtcacctaggcaaattggtgaggctttttaccaaaccttgtccaggaagtggggtgcaaggtttttgggaagtattttggggggaaagacgtgtccaaacagctcttccccagtaaccagtatttgtttggtggtggtagcggccaatccaaggacaaaagggtggaatattttgtaccttggggaagttttgacctaagctggtaaagataagcttaggaggtttttcatgcaggtccccacatctgtaccctagagttcagagtgggggagggaccttgacatggtggcagagtggtgggattaacctgaaatcattttgagatccagttgagatttttttgaactagaaatacagatttttaaaaaaggagatttttttctctttcctttggaaaggaagtccagaagcagctgaaactgaaagcagcttgtttttttctctgctttgtggccaagcagagacaaaaggggattatctttgtgaattgcaggttttctttgcctggaggcagggtacttaactcctgcagggaaattcacagtcttccaacccagagttttttttccctaaaagtaaatagaagggggggtgttctacccatttgcctggagacaaaagtggcagggtttttttttttggattttgagtttttacaaggagcacaagtttaaaaaggaaacttgttttttctttgggctgggtaaacaggtttccaagtagttggaagttttttgctttgatttgggcccagagcagagacaagggaattgtctttttctgtaggctgacaatcactatcagagaataggtattctattccagcacagcaaaattttacagccaagttttgtttgtttatttctaaactttgggtgtaaagttagttaaaaacagagaggttagaatgaccaaatccacggctcgactacagctggaattagccagatttcaggctgaggaaagacaaaggcaacatgaaagacagatagaactcatgcggctgaagaaggaggagaaggaacaagaaagggaggcagcgaaagaggcagcaaaagaggcagaacaacaccaagcggctgctcacaggagagctatggaagcaagggacaaagaactggaggagaaggaaaaagagaggaagtatgtggaggagatagagaagataaaggctcagcagaatatcccaacaaaccctagcaatccttctccaagtaccacttcccatcccagaaagttccccacctacaaggcaggcgatgatactgaggccttcctagaaaacttcgaaagggcctgccttgggtacaacatctctactgaccaatacatggtagagctgaggccacagctcagtggacccttagctgaggtagcagctgaaatgcctaaagaacacatgaacaagtatgaactgtttaaatccaaggcaagagtcagaatggggataacacccgagcagtctcgtcggaggttcagagccctaaggtggaaaccagacgtgtcatttacccgacatgcctaccacattgtgaaacattgggatgcctggatatctggagcaagtgttgaatctccagtaaatttgcccttcctaatgcaaatggaacaattcttggagggtgttcctgaagaaatagaaaggtacatcctagatgggaagcccaaaactgtaatcgaggcaggagagattggagccagatgggtggaggtggcagagaagaaaaaaactggtcgcagttggagcggagaccagaagggacaaccccaggccgcaccctattaccgggggccgcccaaagccccacctacctcccaaagaaccctccagaccccttatcatcccaccaccccgttctccagcaaccctcctcgccccagtgacccgtcagctggacgatgttttaaatgtaacgagctggggcatgtaaaggccaactgccccaagaaccccaacagattacagttcattgcaccggaatcacaccagaggtccacaggcccagatacctcccagatacccttggagcggagggaaactgtgagtgtgggcgggaagaaggtcaccgcgtggagggacaccggagcacaagtgtcagctatccatgcttccttagtggaccccaagttaatcaacccagagatccaagtgacaattcaacccttcaagtccaactctttcgatttgcctacagccaagttgcctgtccagtacaagggctggtcaggaacgtggacttttgcagtctatgatgattatcccatccccatgctgttgggggaagacttggccaatcatgtgaagcaggccaagagggtgggaacggtcacccgcagccaggctaaacaagccgtgaggcctagctctgttccggaaacttctatcaggacccggtcagaggtgatggacccggaccccagaccaatgtctgcaacagcagtagtggatccagtcccagagacccagacggaaccagtcccagaaccggaaccagccgaacaaccaacaccagacccattgccagcactgaatccagtacttgcaacctcaacaccagagggccccaccgaccctgaactggtagcagccgataaccctacacaagaggctcagccggagcctgaatcccaacatagtgcaccagcggagagcggttcacagtcaacagaaacagctccatcccctatatcacttccagagggaccaagcctaggtccacaatccaatgaggaactgatgtctccagcatcaagggaacagttccagaccgaacaggaagcagatgaaagcctccagagagcttggacggcggcacggagcaacccaccgcctctcagctcttctaatcgatccaggtttgttgtagaaagaggacttttatacaaggaaactctttctggtggacaccaggaa
The sequence above is a segment of the Natator depressus isolate rNatDep1 chromosome 5, rNatDep2.hap1, whole genome shotgun sequence genome. Coding sequences within it:
- the LOC141988141 gene encoding uncharacterized protein LOC141988141 — protein: MTKSTARLQLELARFQAEERQRQHERQIELMRLKKEEKEQEREAAKEAAKEAEQHQAAAHRRAMEARDKELEEKEKERKYVEEIEKIKAQQNIPTNPSNPSPSTTSHPRKFPTYKAGDDTEAFLENFERACLGYNISTDQYMVELRPQLSGPLAEVAAEMPKEHMNKYELFKSKARVRMGITPEQSRRRFRALRWKPDVSFTRHAYHIVKHWDAWISGASVESPVNLPFLMQMEQFLEGVPEEIERYILDGKPKTVIEAGEIGARWVEVAEKKKTGRSWSGDQKGQPQAAPYYRGPPKAPPTSQRTLQTPYHPTTPFSSNPPRPSDPSAGRCFKCNELGHVKANCPKNPNRLQFIAPESHQRSTGPDTSQIPLERRETVSVGGKKVTAWRDTGAQVSAIHASLVDPKLINPEIQVTIQPFKSNSFDLPTAKLPVQYKGWSGTWTFAVYDDYPIPMLLGEDLANHVKQAKRVGTVTRSQAKQAVRPSSVPETSIRTRSEVMDPDPRPMSATAVVDPVPETQTEPVPEPEPAEQPTPDPLPALNPVLATSTPEGPTDPELVAADNPTQEAQPEPESQHSAPAESGSQSTETAPSPISLPEGPSLGPQSNEELMSPASREQFQTEQEADESLQRAWTAARSNPPPLSSSNRSRELKVCQFTAQGGDDAEWPEGVYYEGKCAGGVEEVNLSMTLGRMQRQQIQELCTSYAPTFSATPGLTERAYHSIDTGNARPIRVQPYRVSPQAKTAIEREIRDMLQMGVIRPSGSAWASPVVLVPKPDGEIRFCVDYRKLNAVTRPDNYPMPRTDELLEKLGRAQFISTLDLTKGYWQVPLDESAKERSAFTTHLGL